TGACCCGGTGGACAAGGCGGCGGTCTATGCCATCGCCCGGCAGGAGAGCCAGTTCAATCCCGCCATCGTCTCCAGCGCGAAGGCCATGGGCTTCATGCAGGTGACGCCCGAGGCCGGACGGCAGGTCGCGAAGATCACCGGCGTCGCCTATGACGAGCGCCGTCTGATGACCGACCAGTCCTACAACGTGCAGTTCGGGGCCGCCGAGCTGGGCGAACTGGTGGCGCAATATGGCGGCAACTACGTGCTGGCCTTCGCCGCCTACAACGCCGGCCGCGGCAGCGTCGCCAAATGGATCGCCCGCTATGGCGACCCGCGCGACCCGGACGTGGACGTGGTGGACTGGGTGGAGGCCATCCCGTTCTCCGAGACCCGCAACTACGTGCAGCGGGTGATGGAGAACTACCAAGTCTACAAGGTGCGCTTCAACATCCCGAGCAAGCTTCAGATGGAAGCGGACCTGCGCGGGGGACGCTGACCCGTCTCACCGCTTCCGGCGCGGCGCAGGTGCCCCGCCCGCGATGATCGCCTTCGCCTGCCCCATCCAGTCCTCGCGCTCGATGCGGCCGGGGAAGGCGAGATAGCTGCCGACCCAGGCCGCTTCCTCCGGCGTCCATTCGGCGATCTGCCGAAGATGGAAGATGCCGATCTCGTTGAGGCGCTGTTCGTTCTGCGGCCCGATGCCCCTCAATTGCTTGAGATCGTCGGCCCCCTCTCCTTCCGGCGCATCGAGGGCCGGGGGGCGAACGCCGGGCAGGCTTTCCGGCGGACGGCGCCGGGAACGCGGCGCGGGGCGCGTCGGGGCCGGGGCCGGCACGTCCTCCTCGTCCTCATCCAGAGGCGGAACCGCATTCATGTCGGTGATACCGAGCCGCGCAAACAGGTCCTGTTGGGGGGCTGGCCCGGGCGCGATCAGGATCGGCGGTTCCGGCTCGGGTGCGGGCTTCGATGCGGCGGGCACGCGCGGAGTCTCGACCATGACGGGAGCCGGCGGCAGCTCGGGCCGCGCCGGCTGGGGCGGGCGATGCTTCCGGCCAAAGCGATAGCCGATGGCCAGCGCCGCGGCGAAGGCGACGGCGAGCAGCAGCGCCACCTCGATGGCGAATGCGGTCATGGCCTGCTCCCTGCGTTCCGGCCGAGCGCGTAGCCCGTGGCCAGCCCGATGACCGCGGCGCCGATCACGTAAGGCCAAAGCGCGATGGCAAGGTAGATCATGGCGCGCGCTCCTTCACCTCGATCTCGATGCGCCGATTGAGCGCCCTGCCCGCTTCCGTGTCGTTCGGCGCCACCGGCTGGCCTGAGCCGAGACCGACTGCCGTCAGCCGGTCTGCGGCGACGCCCTCCGCCACCAGCGCCGCAACCACGGACTTCGCCCGCGCCTCGGACAGCCGCACATCGGCCGCCGCATCGCCGACACCGTCGGTATGGCCCGCCACCCGCACCATCGCGTCCGGGCACCTCTTCAGCACGGCGGCGATACGATCCACCAGACCGCGGCTCAGCGGATCGATATCGGCCGTGGTGCCGAGGAAGCGGATGCTTCCCCGCGAAAGGAGGTCGCCCGCCAGTCGCCCGCACTCGGCGATGCCGACCGCCGGCCCCGGCGGCGCGGTCTGAAGCGCGGTCTCAACCGAGAACGGCGGGCGCACAGCCCTTTTCAGCGCGGCCTCCACCTCACCCGCCACGGTCGCGTCGAGAACCGTTCCGATCAGACGCATCTGCCCGTCTGCAATGCTGACCTCACCGGAGGACAGACGCGACAGCTGGGCGAGCCCCGCCAGGAGCGCGTCGCGGAAGCCGGCCGGCGCGCCCCCGCCGACGGCCGACAGGTCGTTGACCTTCTCCCTGAGGAAATCGCGCTCCAACGCCGTCTTGATCGCGGCATGGGCCGCTTCGTCCGGATAGAAGCCGGAGACCGTGAGTTCGCCCGCGTCCCGCCGCACCGAGAAGACATAGGGCGAGATGGACGGCGGCCGCACGCCCTTCGCATCGACCGTGACTCCGGCCGGAGGCGTCCGCACGGCCTGCATGACGGCAAGATAGCCCGCCGAATCCGCCGCCTCTCCGGAAAGCACCATCTGTGTGCCGGACACCTCGGCCGCCCCCGCATGCATTCGGGCGAGCTGCGCGACCGCGAAGCTGGCGGCGCTCGCCCACACCTCCGGTGCGGGGCCGCCCGATGCAAGCTGCAGATCGTCCGCGACCTGCATGCCCTGGAAACCCGAGCGCGCGGCGTCCACCAGCAGGCGGCGCGCGTCCTCGGACGGCGCGAAGCCGGACAGGCGCGCCTGCTCGGCGCTGCGCTCGATCTGCCAGGTGAACGGCGACGCGCGCGGTGGCTCCACCGCGAAGCGGATGATCTGGAAGCCCTCCGGCGGCTGCCGGCGCAGCGTGAGCAGAATGTCGAATGCGGTGAAGCTCGGCGCGGCCCCCTCGACCGAAATGGTCGCGTCCGACAGCGTCACCCGTCCCTCTGGCAGCTGGGCGAGCGCGGAGCCGGCAAAGCGCACCGCCCGCATCCACAGATCGGGGCTCGGCGAACCATCCGCCAGCAGCGTGTCGTCCTTGATGCCGATGCCGGGCACGGTGGACGAGAGCGCCTTCGCCACCTCGGATCGCGCATCGGCGGACGGCACGTAGCCACTCAGCCGCAGGACGGTTCCGTCGCGCACCGCCGACCAGAGGAAAGGCGCGGCGACGGGCGGGCGCACCTCGAAGCGCGCCAGCGTCATGCCGTTTGGCAGCGGCCCGTGGAGCGTCTGGGCCAGTTCGTCATAGCTCACAAGGTCGCGGGCGCGGCCCTCCAGCGCGATGGCCCCGTCGGACAGGGTAAGACGGCCGGAGGGCAACCGCTTCAGCTGGTTGAGCCCAAAGATCACCAAAGCCGCGAAATCGCCGGGTGGCGCGCCCCGCGCGCGCACCAGCCGGTTCTGGCCCGTCACCTGATCGCCGCCGCTGCGGGCGGCGGCGACGATACGCACCAGCGCATCGGCGGAGGGGACGTAGCCGTCGAGGGCGATGGCGCGCCCATCCTTCACAGCGCTGAAGGTGAAGGGGCGGCGCTCGGGCAGCAGGGTCGTCGCGTCACGCACCGTCCGGACACCGAAGAGGCCCTCCAGAGAGGCCCGAACCTTGGCCCGCGCCTCCTCGGCGAGGGCCTCGCCCTCCATGGTGGCGTCGCGCCCGGAAAAGCGCGCGGACGCCCAGGATTCGCCCGTACGGGCCAGAACGTCGCGCGCGGCCGAATCGAGCGACGCCTCGACGGGGCCGCGACCCGACACGATGGCGAACACGGTAAGCAGGAGGAGCGCCGCCAGCCCGAGCGCCAAGGGCCACAAGGGACGCCAGCTCCCGCCCCGGCGCGGGGTGACTTCGCCCCGCCCGTCCTCGCCCGCACTGCTCCCGTTACCCTGCCGCACCATCCACACCCCGCTGTCCGCGCCACTCCCAGGTCGCGGAGAAGGACTTCAGCATAAGTCACCGCCGATCCGAAAGACTTGCGGGCGAAGACGGCGCCACAGCGGCGTCGGGACACCGCGCGCCGGGTCAGAAATCGCGGGAGACGAACAGCAGCGCCTGCTGCGCGCCCACCGAAGGCAGCGCCGGCGAGAAGGCCGTCGGCCGGTAATTGGTGGCCGCATTGTAGGTGTAGTCGTACTGCAGCGCGATGGTGAATGTCCGGACAGGCGAGAAGGCAAGATAGCCGCCGACATTGATATTGGTGCCGCCCGTCGCGCCGTAGGCGGCCCGGGCGCCGCGGAAGTCGAAGTCGTAGGACGCATAGCCACCAAAGAGGGCCGAGCTCCAGCGCTTGTCCCAATTGTGCAGGAGCGAGGCGGTGAGATTCCACCCGGCCACCTTCCCGATGTCCCCGAAGGCGCCGACGAAGCCGTCCGGTGCGTTATAGGCACCGGACGGATCTACGAGACCGAGATAGGACGTGGCGCCTTTGGTGTATGCCGACTGAAGATAGAGCGTGTCTCCCTCCCCCAGCCCCGGCAGGTTGAACATCACGCCCGCCTGCAGCGCGTAACCCCAGCCGCCGCCGACGGTGACAACGGGTGTTTGAAGCGCTGTCGCAGTGACCTGATGCAGGGCGCCGGAGAATTGAAGTGTTCCCCACGCGGATTGGAACTTGACGTTGGCAACCACGTCCGGCGCACGCAGGCCAGCCTGATAGTCATCGGGGCCGAAACGGCTGGGGCTACGGGCCGATATTCCATTTTGACGGGCCGCTGCATCTTCCAGTGAGACCGTGGTGCTGAGGTTGGGGGAGAGTTCGTAAGTATAAGCGATAAGGTTCAGTCGCGTATCGTCGCCTACGGTGACCGGATCGGTCCCGAGCACGTTGTCATTGCCGTAGAAATCAAAGAACGACTGGGTGTAGCCG
The nucleotide sequence above comes from Xanthobacter flavus. Encoded proteins:
- a CDS encoding OmpA family protein, whose product is MWPLALGLAALLLLTVFAIVSGRGPVEASLDSAARDVLARTGESWASARFSGRDATMEGEALAEEARAKVRASLEGLFGVRTVRDATTLLPERRPFTFSAVKDGRAIALDGYVPSADALVRIVAAARSGGDQVTGQNRLVRARGAPPGDFAALVIFGLNQLKRLPSGRLTLSDGAIALEGRARDLVSYDELAQTLHGPLPNGMTLARFEVRPPVAAPFLWSAVRDGTVLRLSGYVPSADARSEVAKALSSTVPGIGIKDDTLLADGSPSPDLWMRAVRFAGSALAQLPEGRVTLSDATISVEGAAPSFTAFDILLTLRRQPPEGFQIIRFAVEPPRASPFTWQIERSAEQARLSGFAPSEDARRLLVDAARSGFQGMQVADDLQLASGGPAPEVWASAASFAVAQLARMHAGAAEVSGTQMVLSGEAADSAGYLAVMQAVRTPPAGVTVDAKGVRPPSISPYVFSVRRDAGELTVSGFYPDEAAHAAIKTALERDFLREKVNDLSAVGGGAPAGFRDALLAGLAQLSRLSSGEVSIADGQMRLIGTVLDATVAGEVEAALKRAVRPPFSVETALQTAPPGPAVGIAECGRLAGDLLSRGSIRFLGTTADIDPLSRGLVDRIAAVLKRCPDAMVRVAGHTDGVGDAAADVRLSEARAKSVVAALVAEGVAADRLTAVGLGSGQPVAPNDTEAGRALNRRIEIEVKERAP
- a CDS encoding porin codes for the protein MPASRAIALASILSTLCAAAAGCCVPFLGAGQALAADVLPPTPTDGHLKACTAQGPGFIFIPGTETCLRAGGYLWAEGYYNTYTQYPPNNDKTYSISTAALILDARTASDYGTVRAYLETRFKWRSSDAWSDGPNTLVGSKPAQVSLHDVYVQFAGLTAGYTQSFFDFYGNDNVLGTDPVTVGDDTRLNLIAYTYELSPNLSTTVSLEDAAARQNGISARSPSRFGPDDYQAGLRAPDVVANVKFQSAWGTLQFSGALHQVTATALQTPVVTVGGGWGYALQAGVMFNLPGLGEGDTLYLQSAYTKGATSYLGLVDPSGAYNAPDGFVGAFGDIGKVAGWNLTASLLHNWDKRWSSALFGGYASYDFDFRGARAAYGATGGTNINVGGYLAFSPVRTFTIALQYDYTYNAATNYRPTAFSPALPSVGAQQALLFVSRDF